One Nitrospira sp. DNA window includes the following coding sequences:
- a CDS encoding UDP-2-acetamido-3-amino-2,3-dideoxy-D-glucuronic acid acetyltransferase — MTTHKYFVHESSYVDQPCDIGEGTKIWHFSHVMIGAVIGRGCNIGQNVLVSSGVQVGNNVKIQNNVALYTGVALEDDVFCGPSCVFTNVINPRSHISRKSEYRATVVRRGATIGANATIICGITIGRYAFIGAGSVVTDDVPDYALVVGVPGRIQGWMCHCGVTLSFGEAAVSLVTATCSSCGRQYQKDQSRVVEVQTGS, encoded by the coding sequence ATGACAACCCATAAATATTTCGTGCACGAATCGAGCTACGTTGACCAGCCTTGTGACATTGGCGAGGGGACCAAGATCTGGCATTTCTCTCACGTCATGATCGGGGCGGTGATCGGGCGAGGGTGCAATATCGGCCAGAATGTGCTGGTGTCCAGCGGGGTGCAGGTCGGAAACAACGTGAAAATTCAGAATAACGTCGCGCTCTATACCGGAGTCGCTTTGGAAGACGACGTGTTCTGCGGCCCATCGTGCGTGTTTACCAATGTCATCAATCCACGCAGTCACATTTCGAGGAAAAGCGAGTATCGAGCGACGGTGGTCAGGCGCGGGGCGACGATCGGGGCCAACGCGACTATCATCTGCGGCATCACCATCGGGCGCTATGCCTTTATCGGTGCCGGGTCTGTCGTGACCGATGATGTGCCGGACTATGCACTGGTTGTCGGCGTGCCGGGACGAATTCAAGGATGGATGTGTCATTGCGGGGTCACACTCTCATTCGGTGAAGCGGCCGTCTCTCTCGTGACAGCAACGTGTTCATCGTGCGGGCGGCAATACCAAAAGGACCAGTCTCGGGTCGTCGAAGTTCAAACAGGTTCGTAA
- a CDS encoding dTDP-glucose 4,6-dehydratase: MRALITGGAGFVGSHLTEALLNQNAFVTVIDDLSTGSITNIRHLKGRSGFSYVIDTVMDHSLMAELVDAADVIYHLAAAVGVRLIVESPVRTIETNVSCTEAVLTLAAKKQKKVLIASTSEVYGKSTAIPFREDGDLVIGNTTRGRWSYACSKTLDEFLGLAYWKEKKVPVVVFRLFNTVGPRQTGRYGMVLPTFVQQALKNESITVYGDGQQSRCFTWVGDAVRAIIDLSLHPQAVGQVFNIGSEQEVTIMDLAKMVRDVARSSSEITLVPYDQAYEEGFEDMGRRVPDLSKIRNLIGYKPTVDLPNIVAQVVEYYRQQMLG, encoded by the coding sequence ATGCGCGCCTTGATAACGGGCGGTGCGGGATTTGTCGGGTCACACCTGACCGAAGCGCTCTTGAACCAAAACGCCTTTGTCACGGTGATCGATGATCTGTCCACGGGCAGCATAACCAATATTCGACATCTGAAAGGCCGTTCGGGATTTTCGTATGTCATTGATACGGTGATGGATCATTCCCTCATGGCCGAACTGGTGGATGCGGCGGATGTCATCTATCATCTGGCTGCCGCGGTCGGTGTCCGTTTGATTGTAGAAAGTCCGGTCCGGACCATTGAAACCAACGTGTCCTGTACGGAAGCGGTGCTGACCCTGGCGGCCAAGAAGCAAAAAAAGGTACTGATCGCTTCCACCAGCGAGGTGTACGGCAAATCGACCGCCATCCCATTTCGCGAAGATGGCGATTTGGTGATCGGAAACACGACCAGAGGCCGGTGGAGCTATGCATGCTCGAAAACCCTGGACGAGTTCCTAGGGTTGGCCTACTGGAAAGAAAAGAAGGTTCCGGTGGTGGTGTTTCGCCTGTTTAATACGGTCGGTCCTCGTCAAACCGGTCGGTATGGTATGGTGCTGCCCACCTTCGTGCAGCAGGCCCTCAAAAACGAGTCCATCACCGTGTATGGGGATGGCCAGCAGTCACGGTGTTTCACGTGGGTCGGCGATGCCGTGCGAGCCATCATCGATCTGTCCCTGCACCCTCAAGCGGTCGGCCAGGTCTTCAACATCGGAAGCGAGCAAGAAGTCACGATCATGGACCTGGCTAAGATGGTCAGGGATGTCGCCAGGAGTTCATCGGAGATCACGCTGGTGCCCTATGATCAAGCCTACGAGGAAGGATTTGAAGATATGGGGAGGCGGGTGCCGGACCTCAGCAAGATCCGCAATTTGATCGGATATAAGCCCACCGTCGATCTGCCGAATATTGTGGCACAGGTGGTGGAATACTACCGCCAGCAGATGCTCGGGTGA
- a CDS encoding UDP-glucose 4-epimerase: MAIFITGCNGFIGARLLRELLPHISERVYCLVHSRVDVFRAMQFSRAVDTVEGGMNDVAAYAACLAHCDTVVHLAAATGNAGPRQFEEVNVQGTARLLDACRRGGVRNIVFLSTIAVTFSDKKRYYYAQSKQDAEQLVKDSGLNFLIVRPTIVVGAGGKAWEGLMKLAALPCVVVFGDGRSLVQPIYVDDLVKIIRDMILAKRYRNEILEVGGPERVSMVEFLRRIHLAHSGKAPFGILKIPLGMLTAVLTLVETVVGPTWPLSVGQLASFKNDGCADNRNMPPGNGATTTIARMITLALREERDRRHGPTA; this comes from the coding sequence GTGGCTATTTTCATTACCGGGTGCAATGGATTCATCGGAGCCAGGTTGCTCCGAGAGCTGCTCCCTCACATTTCCGAGAGAGTCTATTGCCTCGTCCATTCACGAGTGGACGTATTTCGTGCCATGCAATTCTCTAGAGCCGTCGACACTGTCGAAGGCGGGATGAACGATGTGGCTGCCTATGCCGCCTGCCTCGCTCACTGTGACACGGTGGTCCATCTCGCGGCGGCCACCGGAAACGCCGGTCCCCGTCAATTTGAAGAAGTCAACGTGCAGGGGACCGCTCGATTGCTGGACGCATGTCGACGAGGCGGCGTCAGGAACATTGTGTTTCTCAGCACCATTGCGGTAACGTTTTCCGACAAAAAGCGATATTACTACGCGCAATCCAAACAGGACGCGGAACAGTTGGTGAAGGACAGCGGCCTCAATTTTCTGATCGTGCGCCCGACGATCGTAGTGGGAGCCGGGGGAAAAGCGTGGGAAGGCCTGATGAAGCTTGCAGCGCTTCCTTGCGTCGTTGTGTTCGGGGATGGAAGGTCTCTCGTTCAACCCATCTATGTGGATGACCTTGTGAAGATCATCCGCGACATGATTCTGGCTAAGCGATATCGCAATGAAATTCTGGAGGTGGGAGGTCCTGAACGGGTGTCGATGGTCGAGTTTCTCCGGCGCATCCATCTGGCGCATTCGGGAAAAGCGCCCTTCGGCATCCTGAAAATCCCGCTGGGGATGCTGACCGCCGTGCTGACTCTCGTCGAAACCGTGGTCGGACCGACATGGCCGCTTTCCGTCGGTCAATTGGCATCATTTAAGAACGACGGCTGTGCCGATAATCGCAACATGCCTCCCGGCAACGGTGCGACTACGACCATCGCTCGCATGATCACGTTGGCGCTACGCGAAGAGCGGGACAGGCGGCATGGCCCCACAGCCTAA
- a CDS encoding Glycosyltransferase: MPQGLDAEKEPDSAVGSLLSVVVPVYNEKEGLQEFYDRTKRVLLDVNGLDHEIIFVDDGSCDGSAQVITQFVGQDARVRLLKLSRNFGHQIAITAGIDAACGNAVVVIDADLQDPPEVILRFIEKWKEGYDVVYGVRETRDGETLLKVWTASIFYRILKASVNLDIPVDVGDFRLMSRRVVEQLKAMQERDRFVRGLVSWIGFRQIGLTYRRDKRYAGETKYPYRKMIRFALDGITSFSSIPLKMATIMGYLTSLIAFAYACSVIVQKFMGYTVQGWATIMVGLLFLGGVQLICLGILGEYIGRIFNETKGRPLYIIDHEARSDRPRYSLPDRAASGSFSKD; this comes from the coding sequence ATGCCACAGGGACTTGATGCAGAAAAAGAGCCCGACTCCGCCGTCGGTTCGCTTCTCTCCGTCGTCGTGCCCGTGTATAACGAAAAAGAAGGCCTGCAGGAATTTTATGATCGAACCAAACGCGTTCTCCTTGATGTGAACGGGTTGGACCATGAAATCATTTTCGTCGACGATGGAAGCTGTGACGGTTCGGCGCAGGTGATCACGCAATTTGTCGGACAGGATGCGCGAGTTCGTCTGTTGAAGCTTTCGAGAAATTTCGGACATCAAATTGCGATTACTGCGGGGATCGATGCCGCTTGCGGAAACGCGGTGGTCGTCATCGATGCGGACCTCCAGGATCCCCCCGAGGTCATCTTACGTTTCATCGAAAAGTGGAAGGAAGGGTACGATGTGGTCTATGGCGTGCGGGAAACGCGTGATGGCGAGACCCTGTTGAAAGTCTGGACCGCCTCGATCTTTTATCGGATTTTGAAGGCGTCGGTCAATCTTGATATCCCCGTGGACGTAGGGGATTTCCGTCTCATGAGCAGGCGCGTGGTAGAACAGCTCAAAGCGATGCAGGAACGGGACCGATTCGTACGCGGATTAGTCAGTTGGATCGGCTTCAGGCAGATCGGTCTGACGTATCGCAGAGACAAACGGTACGCCGGAGAGACCAAGTATCCCTATCGGAAAATGATCCGCTTCGCGCTGGACGGAATCACGTCCTTTTCCAGTATCCCTTTGAAAATGGCGACCATCATGGGGTACCTCACTTCGCTGATCGCCTTTGCCTATGCGTGTTCCGTTATCGTGCAGAAATTCATGGGTTATACGGTGCAAGGCTGGGCGACGATCATGGTGGGATTGTTGTTTCTCGGGGGAGTGCAGTTGATCTGTTTGGGCATCCTTGGTGAGTATATCGGAAGAATATTCAATGAAACGAAAGGAAGGCCGCTCTATATCATCGATCATGAAGCGCGGAGTGATCGACCGAGGTACAGTCTCCCTGATCGAGCCGCGAGCGGATCGTTCTCGAAGGATTGA
- a CDS encoding glycosyl transferase, family 2 codes for MEYRTKAASARDPREVERGISVVIPAFNEEASVGAEVEAIRQAMSRNGTPFEIIVVDDASTDRTSTVAMRDGARVFRHMENRGYGAAIKTGIRGALYDTIVITDADGTYPADQIPNLIEKLEAADMVVGARIGEEVHIPLIRRPAKWLLRRLAQHIAGQPIPDLNSGLRAFRRQAIEPYFPMLSNRFSFTTTSTLALLGDDFRVVYHTINYYKRIGTSKIRPHHFMDFVILVLRMAMLFQPLKVFVPLAAVSIGIGVMKSIIDVLLVMERVATFGWATFYQPVLSTSALLLFLAGLQFLAIGMVADGVLRRLSYQSRGPGQPQATKVCEVTHAMVEETELKRPDEKP; via the coding sequence ATGGAGTATCGAACCAAAGCAGCCTCCGCACGGGACCCTCGCGAAGTGGAAAGGGGTATCTCCGTGGTCATTCCGGCGTTCAACGAGGAAGCCTCGGTAGGCGCTGAAGTGGAAGCGATCAGGCAAGCCATGAGCCGAAACGGCACCCCTTTTGAAATTATTGTCGTCGATGATGCATCGACAGACCGGACATCGACCGTCGCCATGCGGGACGGCGCCCGTGTGTTCAGACACATGGAGAATCGAGGGTACGGCGCCGCCATCAAGACCGGCATTCGGGGGGCGTTGTACGACACGATCGTCATCACTGATGCCGACGGTACCTATCCGGCCGATCAGATCCCGAATTTGATCGAGAAATTGGAAGCTGCGGACATGGTGGTCGGCGCCAGAATAGGAGAAGAAGTGCACATCCCATTGATTCGGCGTCCCGCGAAGTGGTTGCTGAGAAGGCTGGCTCAGCATATCGCCGGGCAGCCGATCCCGGATTTGAATTCCGGGCTGCGCGCATTCCGGCGGCAGGCAATTGAGCCCTACTTTCCGATGTTGTCCAATCGGTTCTCATTCACCACGACCTCGACGTTGGCGTTGCTGGGCGATGACTTCAGGGTGGTGTACCACACGATCAATTATTATAAGCGCATCGGCACGTCGAAAATTCGGCCTCATCACTTCATGGATTTTGTCATCTTGGTGTTGCGAATGGCCATGCTGTTTCAGCCCTTGAAAGTGTTTGTGCCGCTTGCTGCGGTATCGATCGGCATTGGGGTGATGAAATCGATCATCGATGTGCTGCTGGTCATGGAGAGAGTCGCGACATTCGGATGGGCGACCTTCTATCAGCCGGTCTTGTCGACGTCCGCCCTGTTGCTGTTTCTGGCCGGACTGCAATTTTTGGCGATCGGAATGGTCGCAGACGGCGTGCTTCGCAGGCTGTCCTATCAGTCAAGGGGACCGGGCCAGCCTCAGGCGACCAAAGTTTGTGAGGTGACGCACGCCATGGTCGAGGAAACAGAATTGAAGCGACCGGATGAGAAGCCGTGA
- a CDS encoding Adrenodoxin reductase — protein MNDRQERVVVIGAGPAGLTAAYQLAKLGRTSIVLEKDHLVGGISRTVNYKGYHFDIGGHRFFTKVTAVEQLWKEVLSPDEFLHRQRLSRIYYNQKFFHYPLKPLNAFLGLGVMNSCLIVASYLWARMFPKLPEDNFECWVSNRFGWRLYQTFFKTYTEKVWGMPAHTIAAEWAAQRIKGLSLLVAMKNALLKSGSSGDGVVKTLIDSFDYPQRGPGMMWERIAELVRKHGSEVLVGTEVDAVCCRGNRVETVHINRGGQRESVRGDEFISTMPLRELIQKLDPPAPSEVAQAAASLNYRDFLTVALILNKADLFPDNWIYIHDPKVSVGRIQNFKNWSPYMVPDQNKTCLGLEYFCFEGDGLWTMTDTDLIELGARELEVIGLAKKNEVEDGVVVRMPKAYPVYDDKYRDALKVIRQFLGRFENIQVVGRNGMHRYNNQDHSMLTAMLAIENMFGARHDLWEVNADQEYHEETTSREIQAKSQLGTLALTQPQVPVPVPATASPRLVTAFARMDKLAFALALGVVAGLVTFTATLFLVLKGGDTVGRNMQLLSEFFVGYTVSVHGAMVGFAYSFLWAFLWGWTFAYLRNFFLGLVIYRAKRKVELISFREFVDHF, from the coding sequence ATGAACGATCGACAGGAACGGGTGGTCGTGATAGGGGCAGGGCCGGCAGGACTGACGGCTGCCTATCAACTTGCTAAGTTAGGAAGAACCTCTATTGTTCTTGAGAAAGATCACCTCGTTGGAGGCATTTCACGGACAGTCAATTATAAGGGTTACCACTTCGATATCGGAGGACATCGGTTCTTTACAAAAGTCACCGCTGTTGAGCAATTGTGGAAAGAGGTGCTGTCGCCTGATGAGTTTTTGCATCGGCAGCGATTATCGAGGATTTATTACAATCAGAAGTTCTTTCATTATCCGCTGAAGCCGCTGAACGCGTTTCTTGGCCTCGGTGTGATGAACAGCTGTCTCATCGTGGCGAGCTACCTCTGGGCAAGAATGTTCCCAAAGCTGCCCGAAGACAACTTCGAATGTTGGGTGTCCAATCGATTCGGATGGCGCTTGTACCAGACGTTTTTCAAAACCTACACGGAGAAAGTCTGGGGTATGCCTGCTCACACGATTGCCGCCGAATGGGCTGCACAGCGAATAAAGGGGCTATCGCTGCTGGTCGCTATGAAAAATGCGCTTCTCAAGTCCGGATCGAGCGGCGACGGTGTCGTCAAAACACTCATCGATTCATTCGATTACCCACAACGTGGACCGGGAATGATGTGGGAGCGGATAGCGGAATTGGTGAGAAAACATGGAAGTGAGGTACTGGTAGGGACGGAAGTCGACGCCGTTTGCTGTCGAGGCAATAGAGTCGAAACCGTGCACATCAACCGGGGAGGCCAAAGGGAGAGCGTGCGGGGGGATGAGTTTATCAGCACCATGCCGCTCAGAGAGTTGATACAAAAGCTTGATCCGCCCGCGCCCTCGGAGGTGGCTCAGGCCGCCGCATCCCTCAACTACCGCGATTTCCTCACCGTGGCCTTGATACTGAACAAGGCGGACCTGTTTCCCGATAATTGGATCTACATTCATGACCCAAAGGTCTCGGTCGGGCGGATCCAGAACTTCAAGAACTGGAGTCCGTACATGGTGCCGGATCAGAATAAGACTTGTTTGGGGTTGGAGTACTTTTGCTTTGAGGGAGATGGGCTCTGGACGATGACGGATACGGACCTGATCGAGTTGGGCGCACGCGAGCTCGAGGTGATTGGCTTGGCGAAAAAGAACGAAGTTGAGGATGGGGTTGTGGTGAGAATGCCCAAGGCCTATCCCGTCTACGATGATAAGTATCGAGACGCCTTGAAAGTCATCAGACAGTTCCTTGGGCGATTTGAGAATATTCAAGTGGTCGGGCGGAATGGCATGCATCGATACAATAACCAAGATCATTCGATGCTGACCGCCATGTTGGCGATCGAGAATATGTTCGGCGCTCGGCACGATCTGTGGGAGGTGAATGCCGATCAGGAATATCATGAAGAAACGACGAGCCGGGAGATTCAAGCCAAGTCGCAGCTAGGTACCTTGGCGCTTACGCAACCACAGGTTCCTGTGCCCGTACCGGCAACGGCAAGTCCAAGGTTGGTGACGGCGTTTGCCAGGATGGATAAATTGGCCTTTGCTCTTGCATTAGGAGTCGTGGCGGGTCTTGTGACCTTCACGGCTACTCTTTTCCTGGTCCTAAAGGGGGGAGATACGGTAGGAAGAAACATGCAACTCCTCAGCGAGTTTTTTGTCGGGTATACCGTATCGGTTCATGGAGCGATGGTCGGATTCGCATACAGTTTCCTGTGGGCGTTTTTGTGGGGATGGACCTTTGCCTACCTTCGAAACTTCTTCTTGGGTCTGGTGATCTATCGTGCGAAAAGAAAGGTGGAGCTTATCTCGTTTAGGGAATTCGTGGATCACTTCTGA